One window of the Synechococcus sp. CC9311 genome contains the following:
- a CDS encoding NAD(P)-dependent oxidoreductase, giving the protein MVGLGALGLPIAVNLRRAGYSLNVHTRSRSAESAAELLDDQGPTVTSSSSPKEAVSGCAVLLICVSDDTAVQDVLWGDSGAGYSLRPGSLVIDCSTIAPATAAAMAKRLSERNVHYIDAPVTGGTEGAKAGTLTVLCGGNTMALEQAHPLLEVIGGSIHHFGPVGSGQQVKAVNQVLVAGSYAAVAEAIALGQHLRLPMEHVVAALLGGAAGSWALQHRSAAMLSDQYPLGFKLALHHKDLKIALAAAKEQQLELPLTQLVLEQESELMQQGLGNADVSALRRCYPAHPS; this is encoded by the coding sequence ATGGTGGGACTTGGCGCCCTGGGATTACCCATCGCCGTCAATCTGCGACGCGCCGGCTACTCGCTCAACGTGCACACCCGCAGCCGCTCAGCGGAATCGGCGGCAGAGCTTCTGGACGATCAAGGACCCACAGTGACCTCCAGCAGCTCCCCAAAAGAAGCGGTGAGCGGCTGTGCAGTCCTGCTGATTTGCGTCAGCGATGACACCGCAGTGCAAGACGTTCTCTGGGGAGACAGCGGAGCTGGCTATTCACTCAGACCAGGAAGCTTGGTGATCGATTGCTCCACGATCGCCCCAGCCACGGCAGCAGCGATGGCCAAGCGGCTATCGGAACGAAATGTGCACTACATCGATGCTCCTGTGACAGGCGGCACAGAAGGAGCCAAGGCAGGCACGCTCACCGTGCTCTGTGGTGGCAACACCATGGCGCTAGAGCAGGCCCATCCGCTACTGGAGGTCATCGGTGGATCAATCCATCACTTCGGGCCCGTTGGCAGTGGTCAACAGGTGAAAGCGGTGAACCAGGTCCTGGTAGCCGGAAGCTATGCCGCTGTTGCAGAAGCCATCGCTCTCGGGCAACATCTGCGACTCCCCATGGAGCACGTTGTGGCAGCACTGCTTGGTGGAGCTGCAGGATCTTGGGCCCTGCAACACCGTTCAGCCGCCATGCTTTCCGATCAATACCCGCTCGGCTTCAAACTCGCGCTCCATCACAAGGATCTGAAGATCGCGCTTGCCGCGGCCAAGGAACAGCAGTTGGAATTACCGCTGACCCAATTGGTTCTCGAACAAGAGTCGGAGCTCATGCAACAGGGACTGGGGAACGCCGATGTGTCCGCGTTGAGGCGCTGCTACCCAGCTCACCCCAGTTAA
- a CDS encoding pentapeptide repeat-containing protein: MPLLGLWLIASPLQAESVDDLIKVLQEGDCRNCRLADADLVHADLRDADLRDARLQRANLGEAQLDGADLRGANLSFTSLRGASLRGTNLEGSILHGTDLRFADLSGARLSPNALEKAHWQGATGISRDIRSHASLHNAGVEASQSGRWPEAEKLFGAAILRSPQEPLSWVARGISRSELAKDDLAAQDFRYASALFKKGGNQEVANQLQTVAEMVQTRRTKTQKKPEGKGWGGQLLGGVTATAQALAPLAIKALIPLGIGF, encoded by the coding sequence ATGCCCTTGCTTGGTTTATGGCTGATCGCCAGCCCCCTGCAAGCCGAGAGCGTGGATGACCTCATCAAAGTGCTCCAGGAGGGTGATTGCCGCAACTGCCGCCTGGCCGATGCCGACCTTGTGCATGCCGATTTGCGCGATGCCGACTTACGCGACGCTCGATTGCAGCGAGCCAATCTTGGAGAAGCCCAATTGGACGGGGCTGACTTACGCGGAGCCAATCTCAGCTTCACCAGCTTGCGCGGGGCTTCCCTCCGTGGCACCAATCTTGAAGGCAGCATCCTGCATGGCACCGACCTGCGATTTGCCGATCTCAGTGGCGCTCGCCTGAGCCCCAACGCTTTAGAAAAAGCGCATTGGCAAGGCGCCACGGGAATCAGCCGTGACATACGAAGCCACGCCTCGCTGCACAATGCTGGCGTAGAAGCTTCACAATCAGGACGGTGGCCTGAAGCCGAAAAACTCTTTGGCGCCGCAATCCTCAGATCCCCTCAAGAGCCATTGAGCTGGGTCGCGAGAGGCATCAGTCGTAGCGAATTAGCCAAGGACGATCTCGCTGCACAAGATTTCCGGTATGCAAGCGCACTATTTAAAAAGGGCGGCAATCAAGAAGTTGCCAATCAACTTCAAACAGTGGCTGAAATGGTTCAAACGCGTCGGACAAAAACTCAGAAAAAACCTGAAGGAAAAGGCTGGGGCGGGCAATTACTAGGGGGCGTTACTGCAACTGCTCAAGCTTTAGCCCCACTTGCGATAAAAGCACTGATCCCTCTCGGCATTGGCTTTTGA
- a CDS encoding histidinol-phosphate transaminase: protein MSNRLPPHGGNLSQEARRLGMQPSQVLDASASLVPFRPPRALRRALAAAIQGQPLRDYPDRAQTDLRSAIASWHGVDPDQVLGGNGAAELFTWAARDATAAGLNVLLQPGFADYSRALACWGGAMEKLPLPLEWSNCWPQPFPLSALKQTTDVVWITNPHNPTGQLWSRCSLEPLLARYSLVICDEAFLPLVPGGEGQSLLPLVTDHPNLVVIRSLTKLFAIAGLRLGYAVAAPDRLHRWHGWRDPWPVNGLAITAGVAVMNDPVGLHRWQQRVQQWVQKEGTWFRAQLEAIPGLKAYPSAANYLLIQGEQSLLELRERLALDGVLLRDCRSFAGLGERWLRIGLQDRRGNQRILRALRRIQFSSPSSRVTSF, encoded by the coding sequence GTGAGCAACCGCCTTCCTCCCCATGGAGGCAATCTCAGCCAGGAAGCCCGTCGGCTGGGGATGCAACCCTCTCAGGTGCTGGATGCAAGCGCCTCGTTGGTGCCATTCCGTCCCCCTCGCGCTCTGCGTAGAGCGCTCGCCGCTGCCATTCAGGGCCAGCCTCTGCGTGATTATCCCGACCGCGCTCAGACCGATTTGCGCTCTGCGATCGCGTCATGGCATGGGGTGGATCCTGATCAGGTGCTTGGAGGGAATGGGGCAGCTGAGTTGTTCACATGGGCGGCTCGCGATGCAACCGCCGCTGGTCTCAATGTTCTGCTTCAGCCTGGATTTGCCGACTATTCCCGAGCTTTGGCTTGTTGGGGTGGCGCGATGGAGAAGTTGCCTTTGCCCTTGGAGTGGAGCAACTGTTGGCCGCAACCCTTTCCATTGAGCGCCTTGAAGCAGACGACCGATGTGGTTTGGATCACCAATCCCCACAACCCCACCGGTCAGCTTTGGAGCCGTTGTTCACTGGAACCCTTGTTGGCTCGATACTCCCTGGTGATCTGTGATGAGGCCTTTCTTCCTCTGGTGCCAGGGGGTGAAGGTCAGTCGTTACTGCCCTTGGTGACAGATCATCCCAATCTCGTGGTGATTCGCAGTCTCACGAAATTGTTTGCGATTGCGGGTTTGCGTCTGGGCTATGCCGTTGCGGCTCCCGATCGTTTGCATCGATGGCATGGATGGAGAGATCCCTGGCCGGTGAATGGTTTGGCGATTACTGCTGGAGTGGCTGTGATGAACGACCCGGTTGGCTTGCATCGATGGCAACAGCGCGTTCAGCAGTGGGTGCAAAAAGAAGGCACGTGGTTTCGGGCACAACTTGAGGCCATCCCTGGATTAAAGGCCTATCCCTCAGCTGCCAATTACCTGCTGATCCAAGGCGAGCAGTCCTTGCTGGAGCTGCGGGAGCGTCTAGCTCTCGACGGCGTTTTGCTTCGGGATTGCCGTTCTTTCGCAGGGTTGGGGGAGCGTTGGCTGCGCATTGGTCTGCAAGATCGGCGGGGGAATCAACGCATCCTTCGCGCTCTCAGGCGTATTCAGTTCAGCAGTCCTTCGAGCAGAGTCACCAGTTTCTGA
- a CDS encoding DUF3747 domain-containing protein, with the protein MRRTYLRRLLLTGTALMLGASFSALPGWTRSLFDSKPLKQDQFAILARAVGRDGWKLLVLEQIKARPLCWKDQADGLVEPSLNGFDFTGICSRYLDSNGYSLRTAGEDTQKSVRLRLRQGRNGLELHALDPNRSTAVVVAKARQAKRNKDSFVKLKLEPGWQLERRAYQGRTLSHVYFAHNESLNQLRAKASKRPSRLLRMSTVAQAPRAPRSPSSYSGKGPIRLEVIPFRP; encoded by the coding sequence ATGCGGCGAACCTACCTCCGGCGGCTCCTTCTGACCGGAACAGCACTGATGTTGGGGGCTAGTTTCTCTGCGCTGCCAGGGTGGACCCGTTCGTTGTTTGACAGCAAACCACTCAAGCAAGACCAGTTTGCGATCCTGGCCAGGGCCGTTGGCCGTGACGGTTGGAAGCTATTGGTCCTTGAGCAGATCAAAGCCCGTCCTCTTTGTTGGAAAGATCAAGCTGATGGACTGGTTGAGCCCTCGCTAAACGGTTTTGATTTCACAGGGATATGCAGCCGATATCTCGACAGCAATGGGTATTCACTGCGTACGGCCGGAGAAGACACACAAAAATCCGTTCGCTTACGCCTTCGGCAAGGGCGCAACGGGCTTGAGCTTCACGCTCTGGACCCCAACCGCAGTACTGCAGTCGTGGTGGCCAAGGCGAGACAAGCCAAACGCAACAAAGATTCTTTCGTCAAGCTCAAACTGGAACCGGGCTGGCAACTTGAGCGTCGGGCCTATCAAGGAAGAACCCTGAGCCACGTGTATTTCGCCCACAACGAATCGTTGAATCAATTGAGAGCGAAGGCTTCAAAGCGTCCAAGCCGTTTGCTTCGGATGTCGACAGTGGCCCAGGCACCAAGGGCACCAAGGTCCCCATCCAGTTATTCCGGTAAGGGGCCCATCCGCCTCGAAGTGATTCCATTCCGCCCATGA
- a CDS encoding glycosyltransferase — translation MPRLLVAASGTGGHLFPALSVADALLEPWSVRWVGVPDRLETSLVPGRYPLTTVKAGGLQGRGLRKLIQLIQLLAASGSIRRLIQRERIDAVFTTGGYIAAPAILAARWCGIPVVLHESNAIPGRVTRLLGRFCTRVAVGLEAAAPRIQGCRAVVTGTPVRAAFLQQQSLPTWVPQGSGPLLVVIGGSQGALGLNRMTRELFPSLLSSGCRIVHLTGSNDPDVGCIEHPLLVERPFSDEIPALLQHADLAISRAGAGSLSELAVSGTPTVLVPFPQAADRHQDANAVCAAAVAAAVIVHQHDPSETTLRDTVWRLLGSKLPGGDPGANPLPEMGQAMRELGVEDADQKLVTLLEGLLN, via the coding sequence ATGCCTCGGCTTCTTGTTGCTGCCAGCGGCACCGGAGGGCACTTGTTTCCAGCCCTCTCCGTTGCAGATGCTCTGCTGGAGCCATGGAGCGTGCGCTGGGTGGGCGTTCCCGACCGCCTGGAGACAAGCCTTGTTCCAGGCCGCTATCCCCTCACCACCGTCAAGGCTGGTGGATTGCAAGGTCGAGGACTGCGCAAACTCATCCAACTGATCCAATTGCTGGCAGCCAGCGGCAGCATCCGCCGCCTGATTCAACGGGAACGCATCGATGCCGTCTTCACGACAGGCGGATACATCGCTGCACCAGCAATCCTGGCGGCACGGTGGTGCGGCATCCCCGTAGTACTTCACGAATCCAATGCCATTCCTGGCCGGGTAACACGCTTGCTTGGCCGATTTTGCACCCGTGTTGCCGTGGGCCTTGAGGCTGCTGCACCGCGCATCCAAGGCTGCCGAGCGGTGGTGACCGGAACCCCTGTGCGGGCTGCTTTTCTCCAGCAACAATCCCTACCCACGTGGGTCCCTCAGGGCAGCGGACCCCTGCTTGTGGTGATCGGCGGAAGCCAAGGCGCTCTGGGGCTGAATCGGATGACGCGCGAGCTGTTTCCTTCCTTACTCAGTAGCGGCTGCCGCATCGTGCATCTCACCGGCAGCAATGATCCCGATGTGGGTTGCATCGAACACCCCTTGCTGGTGGAGCGACCGTTCAGCGATGAGATTCCGGCCTTGCTCCAACACGCCGACCTTGCCATCAGCAGAGCCGGTGCCGGCAGCCTGAGTGAACTGGCCGTTAGCGGAACACCCACCGTGCTGGTGCCCTTCCCCCAAGCGGCCGATCGCCATCAAGATGCCAATGCCGTATGTGCTGCAGCGGTTGCCGCTGCCGTGATCGTGCATCAACACGACCCCAGCGAGACGACTCTTCGCGACACGGTCTGGCGCCTGCTCGGATCAAAACTGCCAGGCGGCGATCCAGGCGCTAATCCACTGCCGGAGATGGGGCAAGCGATGCGGGAGCTTGGCGTGGAGGATGCGGATCAGAAACTGGTGACTCTGCTCGAAGGACTGCTGAACTGA
- a CDS encoding quinone-dependent dihydroorotate dehydrogenase: MADASSPGVLSTAGFYRRWLGPQLARDEGVDAEQLSQTALQALAQVSLRRRWPGISSVLEGVATELQRQDLRLEQVLFGCRFSNPVGLAAGFDKNGVAAGVWDCFGFGFAEVGTVTWHGQPGNPRPRLFRLAAERAALNRMGFNNNGAEAMQRTLERQALPAPGHRPAVLGINFGKSKLTPLEQAPDDYAASLECLAPWADYAVINVSSPNTPGLRDLQDSTQLRRLVERLRRLPACPPLLVKIAPDLEDDAIDGIARLAYEEGLAGVIAVNTSLDRLGLGQRLIAQTGRSLAEEAGGLSGDPLRYRAVEVIRRLRASAGPALPLIGVGGISSAEAAWERMAAGASLVQLYTGWIYEGPDLVPRILEGLISQLDLHGFRHLSEAIGSGAPWK; encoded by the coding sequence ATGGCTGATGCGTCATCCCCCGGGGTGTTGTCCACCGCCGGTTTTTATCGGCGATGGTTGGGACCGCAATTGGCCCGTGATGAGGGGGTGGATGCAGAACAGCTCAGCCAGACGGCTTTGCAGGCCCTCGCACAGGTAAGCCTGCGCCGCCGTTGGCCTGGCATCTCATCCGTATTGGAGGGCGTTGCCACGGAGCTTCAGCGTCAGGATCTGCGGCTGGAGCAAGTTCTGTTTGGTTGTCGATTCAGCAATCCCGTGGGTTTGGCTGCGGGGTTCGATAAAAACGGTGTTGCGGCTGGGGTGTGGGATTGCTTTGGGTTCGGATTTGCTGAAGTGGGCACCGTTACTTGGCATGGTCAACCCGGTAACCCCAGACCCCGCCTGTTTCGGCTCGCTGCTGAACGGGCTGCCCTGAACCGTATGGGTTTCAACAATAACGGTGCAGAGGCGATGCAACGGACCCTTGAGCGGCAAGCGTTGCCAGCGCCAGGCCATCGTCCGGCTGTGCTTGGCATCAATTTCGGGAAGTCGAAACTCACTCCTTTGGAGCAGGCCCCTGATGACTACGCCGCTTCCTTGGAATGTCTTGCTCCTTGGGCTGACTATGCCGTGATCAATGTGAGTTCTCCCAATACTCCAGGCTTGCGAGATCTGCAGGATTCAACTCAATTGCGTCGCTTGGTCGAGCGGCTGCGACGGTTGCCAGCTTGCCCACCACTTCTAGTGAAGATCGCACCTGATCTTGAGGACGATGCCATTGATGGCATCGCTCGATTGGCTTACGAGGAAGGTTTGGCTGGTGTCATCGCTGTCAATACCAGTCTTGATCGACTGGGTTTGGGACAGCGGCTGATCGCGCAGACCGGCCGAAGCCTTGCGGAAGAAGCTGGTGGGCTGAGTGGTGATCCCTTGCGCTACCGCGCTGTGGAAGTGATTCGGCGACTGCGTGCCAGCGCTGGGCCGGCTTTGCCGTTGATAGGAGTTGGGGGAATCTCATCAGCCGAGGCGGCCTGGGAACGCATGGCTGCTGGCGCGTCCCTCGTGCAGCTCTACACCGGTTGGATTTATGAAGGTCCTGATTTGGTTCCACGCATCCTTGAGGGTTTGATCAGCCAGCTCGATCTCCATGGCTTTCGCCATCTAAGTGAGGCGATCGGAAGCGGCGCGCCCTGGAAGTAG
- a CDS encoding pilus protein: MRGRAGAPVDLLRERRIELGLSAQPVPFAPTRFLLRRGALLGGAFLLLTVAITAVLSWRGQQQQRQLELLEPVAQRVTAAEAQLRLLRGKTASVNKKTDVFAQQLVAFRGGSPLLEQLRRITPEGIQLEELLVGETQIKLLGRVQIGNNPGPLERINALVLSLSQLPITRQQGVKVMKIMREDGDAPAVTFSVEWALNPKIRLSLIQLQELGAVGLAYRYQLLEERGVSL, encoded by the coding sequence ATGAGGGGACGCGCAGGGGCCCCAGTTGATCTGCTCCGGGAGCGGCGCATCGAGTTGGGGCTGTCTGCTCAACCCGTCCCTTTTGCTCCTACCCGCTTTCTGCTGAGGCGAGGTGCGTTGCTGGGTGGAGCTTTTCTTCTGCTTACTGTAGCGATTACCGCAGTTTTGAGCTGGAGGGGGCAGCAGCAACAGCGGCAGTTGGAGTTGCTTGAGCCGGTCGCACAACGCGTCACTGCTGCAGAAGCGCAGTTGCGGCTGCTGAGGGGTAAAACCGCCTCGGTGAATAAGAAAACCGATGTTTTCGCGCAACAGCTTGTGGCTTTCCGCGGTGGATCTCCTCTGTTGGAGCAGCTCAGACGCATCACACCTGAGGGCATTCAATTGGAGGAGCTGTTGGTTGGTGAGACGCAAATTAAATTGCTAGGCCGGGTACAGATTGGAAATAATCCAGGGCCTCTCGAACGCATCAATGCCCTTGTGCTCTCACTTTCTCAACTGCCCATCACTCGGCAACAAGGTGTCAAGGTGATGAAGATCATGAGAGAGGACGGGGATGCTCCTGCTGTGACTTTCAGCGTGGAGTGGGCTCTGAATCCAAAGATTCGCCTATCTCTGATTCAACTTCAGGAGTTGGGGGCCGTCGGCTTGGCGTATCGATATCAACTACTTGAGGAACGTGGGGTCAGCTTGTGA
- a CDS encoding type II secretion system protein GspD — translation MNLSLRRGNEGVELVIEGVGDQPFLQQRLNGQVWEGSLQTQGAPGVRNGQVRLSDPVIGIQSATLVGSGSSYALKVKPSPGRPLKDPVVSADGRDLILKFPGLVVAPTLQTGRLNLNTPGRVPQTQYAPPLRPRAVAPPLGDMAVGTMVMQNRSYVNVSGPPVTLTLNNAPAKDALMALARLGGYGFVFVGEQDGGSKDVALPSRPVSIAFQNESYARALNGVLLASGLQGKLDGRTLMVGSKVSANTFGPQMSKVYRLNQSSAVSAAKYLGSLGASIQEPVPLKTTSILEEASGDASNSISNTSEQIEIRSYSSGQGPLVGLIGTTDSRLQTITLIGDSLLVKLAEGYLRQIDLRQRQVALSVRILDVSLDNDSAISNSFAFRYGNNFIVSDRGELVGAFGNLLPPNNSNFDAIAGGAESGKFQREIVSGRDAQIADRLIPPSPTPSRINPGNVFPKDNLLDLIRSIIISNSTKTLASPTLILSENPVEISGGADVATSVGNSALQTATIGRSKANESFVTVGTQETVNYSVSAGQNGAPNSCQPILGTAGLTFGARVSKIDDNGFVSFSLSPTIAAVTGTQNVEGCGPRSILSVRRLDTGSLRVRDGQTLILTGVISDRDAQQVRKWPILGDLPLIGQFFRESTRDRAKRELVVLVTPKIISDDQGGNYGYGYQPSLPAARQLMSNDAF, via the coding sequence ATGAACTTGAGTTTGCGTCGTGGCAATGAAGGCGTGGAACTTGTTATTGAAGGAGTTGGCGATCAGCCATTTCTGCAGCAGCGCCTGAACGGCCAAGTTTGGGAGGGAAGTTTGCAGACCCAGGGGGCACCGGGGGTCCGCAATGGTCAGGTGCGGCTTTCGGATCCTGTGATTGGAATTCAGTCCGCCACTCTGGTTGGTAGCGGCAGCTCCTATGCGTTGAAGGTGAAGCCAAGTCCAGGTCGGCCCTTGAAAGATCCTGTGGTGAGCGCCGATGGTCGGGATCTAATTCTCAAGTTTCCAGGTTTGGTTGTTGCTCCCACATTGCAAACGGGACGCCTCAATCTGAATACACCGGGGCGTGTCCCTCAAACGCAGTACGCCCCTCCTCTGCGCCCGCGCGCCGTTGCGCCTCCTCTCGGTGATATGGCAGTGGGGACGATGGTGATGCAGAACCGCAGTTATGTGAATGTGAGCGGGCCGCCGGTCACCCTCACTCTGAACAATGCGCCTGCCAAGGATGCGTTGATGGCCTTGGCTCGTTTAGGGGGCTATGGCTTCGTGTTTGTTGGTGAACAGGATGGAGGCAGTAAGGATGTTGCTTTACCTAGCCGACCTGTTTCGATTGCTTTTCAGAACGAGTCCTATGCGAGGGCTCTCAATGGAGTTCTGCTTGCCTCTGGCCTGCAGGGAAAATTAGATGGTCGCACTCTCATGGTGGGATCAAAAGTTTCTGCTAATACATTTGGCCCTCAGATGTCGAAGGTGTATCGACTCAATCAATCTTCAGCAGTCTCGGCGGCAAAATATTTGGGGAGCTTGGGTGCAAGTATTCAAGAGCCCGTCCCTTTGAAAACCACATCTATTCTTGAAGAGGCGTCTGGCGACGCGAGTAATAGCATTTCCAATACTTCAGAACAGATTGAGATACGTTCTTATTCTTCAGGTCAAGGCCCTTTGGTCGGTTTGATCGGTACAACTGATTCAAGGCTTCAAACGATTACCTTGATCGGAGATTCACTCTTGGTGAAGCTTGCTGAGGGGTATTTGAGACAAATTGATTTGCGCCAAAGGCAGGTTGCTTTATCGGTGCGGATTTTGGATGTCTCTTTGGATAATGACTCCGCGATTTCAAATAGTTTTGCTTTTCGCTACGGTAATAATTTTATCGTAAGTGATAGAGGTGAGCTTGTTGGGGCTTTTGGTAATTTGCTCCCCCCTAATAATTCTAATTTCGATGCGATCGCGGGAGGGGCTGAAAGTGGCAAGTTTCAGAGGGAGATTGTGTCCGGGCGGGACGCGCAAATTGCCGATCGCTTGATTCCCCCGAGCCCAACTCCGAGTCGAATCAACCCTGGGAATGTATTCCCTAAGGATAATTTGTTAGATTTAATTCGGTCTATTATTATATCCAATAGTACCAAGACTTTAGCTTCTCCTACCCTGATTTTAAGTGAAAACCCTGTTGAGATTTCTGGGGGTGCTGATGTAGCTACCAGCGTTGGAAACTCCGCATTGCAGACCGCAACAATAGGTCGCTCCAAGGCGAACGAGTCTTTCGTGACTGTAGGCACCCAAGAAACAGTCAATTATTCCGTTAGTGCGGGGCAGAATGGTGCGCCTAATTCTTGTCAGCCTATTCTTGGAACCGCTGGTCTAACGTTTGGCGCGCGTGTGTCTAAAATTGATGATAATGGGTTTGTTAGTTTCAGCCTCTCTCCTACAATTGCTGCTGTTACTGGAACCCAAAATGTTGAGGGTTGTGGTCCTAGAAGTATTTTAAGTGTGCGTAGGCTTGATACTGGGTCTCTAAGGGTCCGCGATGGTCAAACACTTATTTTGACGGGGGTTATTTCAGATCGTGATGCTCAGCAAGTTCGTAAGTGGCCTATTTTAGGGGATCTTCCTCTGATAGGCCAATTTTTTCGTGAGTCGACTCGTGATCGGGCGAAGAGAGAGCTTGTTGTTCTAGTTACTCCTAAGATAATTAGTGATGATCAAGGAGGAAATTATGGCTATGGATATCAGCCGTCTCTTCCGGCTGCTCGTCAGCTTATGTCAAACGATGCCTTTTGA
- a CDS encoding ribonuclease H: protein MAEEPDGRGRVVAAATDGACSGNPGPGGWGALIRFEDGSVEEFGGADPATTNNRMELQAALATLQRLAELPLHPNLTLRTDSKYLIDGLGSWMAGWKRKGWRTAAGKPVLNQDLWQALDQARLAEVPLSYVKGHSGDPDNDRVDQIAVAYSKGRKQTPPSLASPSAAPPQPLVDSAPVSLQKLLTRMELADRLASGGYALTAVELAQLVEQPLNRLSERQGSWRWRDWMVEPVENDRWRLRRDPAGSTET, encoded by the coding sequence ATGGCTGAGGAACCTGATGGACGTGGTCGCGTCGTGGCAGCAGCGACGGATGGTGCTTGCAGCGGCAATCCAGGCCCGGGCGGCTGGGGTGCGTTGATTCGCTTTGAAGACGGAAGCGTGGAGGAATTTGGTGGTGCGGATCCGGCTACAACCAATAACCGCATGGAGTTACAGGCTGCGCTTGCCACCTTGCAACGCTTGGCTGAATTGCCACTTCATCCGAATCTCACTCTGCGTACCGACAGCAAATACCTCATCGACGGACTCGGCAGTTGGATGGCTGGTTGGAAGCGCAAGGGCTGGCGCACTGCAGCAGGAAAGCCAGTGCTCAACCAGGATCTTTGGCAGGCGCTTGATCAGGCTCGGCTTGCTGAGGTGCCCCTCAGCTATGTCAAAGGTCACAGCGGAGACCCTGACAACGACAGGGTGGATCAAATTGCAGTGGCTTATTCCAAAGGACGAAAGCAAACACCCCCATCTTTAGCTTCACCTTCAGCGGCCCCACCTCAGCCCTTGGTGGATTCAGCACCTGTGTCTTTGCAGAAGTTGCTCACACGAATGGAACTCGCTGATCGCTTGGCTTCCGGAGGGTATGCGTTAACGGCTGTTGAGTTGGCTCAGTTGGTGGAACAACCCCTCAATCGTTTGTCAGAACGTCAAGGTTCTTGGCGTTGGCGTGACTGGATGGTGGAGCCTGTGGAGAATGATCGCTGGCGGTTGCGACGCGACCCGGCAGGATCGACAGAGACCTAG